In Rouxiella sp. WC2420, the following proteins share a genomic window:
- a CDS encoding AAA family ATPase gives MFVRQLRINGYRSIRNIELELGQLNVICGPNGCGKSNLYKAVKLLHEASQGQLAAVLAEEGGIQKTLWAGKKRSGESRMNLSATLEDFDYELQVGFENSPGPGSSIFTLDPWVKAESLWMTGHQRRPSSRLVDASLGRFQMMMQREGIYRPLEASELSDGTLRFVCLAVAILSPRPPSFMAFNEPENSLHPDLIPALAMLLAETSRYSQLWITSHSPELAELIRQHAVVQCFELAQRQGETQLA, from the coding sequence ATGTTTGTCAGACAGCTGCGAATAAATGGGTATCGCTCGATCCGCAACATCGAGCTGGAACTGGGGCAGTTAAACGTCATTTGCGGGCCTAACGGCTGCGGGAAATCCAATCTTTATAAAGCCGTAAAGTTATTGCATGAGGCGTCACAGGGTCAGCTTGCAGCGGTGCTTGCCGAAGAGGGCGGGATTCAGAAAACGCTGTGGGCCGGGAAAAAACGTAGCGGTGAGAGTCGGATGAATTTGTCTGCTACGCTGGAAGATTTTGATTATGAATTGCAGGTGGGATTTGAAAATTCTCCTGGACCAGGAAGTAGTATTTTCACTCTTGATCCTTGGGTGAAAGCCGAATCGCTGTGGATGACAGGGCACCAGCGTCGCCCTTCGAGCCGCCTGGTCGATGCTTCGTTGGGGCGTTTTCAGATGATGATGCAGCGCGAAGGCATTTACCGCCCGCTGGAGGCTAGCGAGCTTTCAGACGGCACGCTGCGATTTGTCTGTCTGGCCGTTGCGATACTTAGCCCTCGGCCGCCTTCTTTTATGGCATTCAATGAACCTGAAAACAGCCTGCACCCGGACTTGATCCCGGCGCTGGCGATGCTGCTGGCGGAAACTAGCCGCTACAGCCAGCTGTGGATAACCAGCCATTCCCCTGAGTTGGCCGAGCTGATTCGACAGCACGCCGTGGTGCAGTGTTTTGAGCTGGCGCAGAGGCAGGGTGAAACGCAATTAGCATAA
- a CDS encoding MSMEG_0572/Sll0783 family nitrogen starvation response protein, with product MPKVTLPAHKTGDFLVDYEEKVFEDVKAEPGQKALVTFHTVAFEGSIGFVNMLQATRLQRKGFETSILLYGPGVTLGVQRGFPTLGDEAFPGHQNYNKQLAKFMAEGGKVYACRFALQALYGHGEPSLIEGIRAINPLDVLDLKLIHTRENAVIIDTWTM from the coding sequence ATGCCTAAAGTCACACTGCCTGCCCACAAAACCGGTGATTTCCTGGTCGATTACGAAGAGAAAGTTTTTGAGGATGTGAAAGCGGAGCCGGGTCAAAAAGCGCTGGTCACTTTCCATACTGTGGCGTTCGAAGGATCGATTGGTTTCGTCAATATGTTGCAGGCCACACGATTGCAGAGAAAAGGATTCGAAACGTCGATTCTGCTTTACGGACCTGGCGTTACGCTGGGGGTGCAACGCGGTTTCCCCACGCTTGGCGACGAGGCTTTTCCGGGGCATCAAAACTACAACAAACAGCTTGCGAAATTTATGGCCGAAGGCGGCAAAGTCTATGCCTGTCGCTTTGCCTTACAGGCGCTGTACGGCCACGGCGAGCCCTCACTCATAGAGGGGATCCGCGCCATTAATCCTCTGGACGTACTGGATCTCAAGCTTATCCACACCCGTGAAAATGCGGTGATTATCGACACCTGGACCATGTAA
- a CDS encoding PLP-dependent aminotransferase family protein: protein MVQRIYERWLQSLRQHPQRPAYLMIADLIGDGINTGEFQARDRLPPLRDLAVALELNYTTVTRGYAEAKKRGLIDSRPGMGSFIRGKVPAIPLNGGSSYEMTMNSPIEPEMPDIAEMLRQGAISLFTQNDPFPLLRYQDFGGGTADKDAAMQWLGKRLPPMNSDEVLVCPGIHSALVGLLTLLGRKGGSICVGNLVYPGLKAIATQLGVPLHALDCDNDGPTPRSFENQCQAGNVSALYLNPTIHNPTTLTMPLRRRESLADVALRYSIPIIEDDAYAALPQLTASQHPIPTFAELIPELTWYLTGLSKCFGAGLRIAYIKGPGKRSVQLLAGALRALTVMSSPITNALATQWISDGTADKVLQLIRSEAQVRQRLAAQHLHKFSYRADADGFHLWLILPRQYGWNPSDVAVKLREQGVSAVSSAAFSTDNNPPDALRLCLGGSNSRILCEENLIVVADMLEYPAHFSSVAL, encoded by the coding sequence ATGGTTCAACGTATTTACGAGCGCTGGTTGCAGTCCCTGCGTCAACATCCGCAGCGACCGGCCTATTTAATGATTGCCGATTTGATAGGCGACGGCATCAATACTGGCGAATTTCAGGCTCGTGACCGTCTGCCACCGCTGCGAGATTTAGCCGTCGCGCTGGAACTGAATTACACCACCGTTACACGAGGCTACGCGGAGGCCAAGAAGCGCGGCCTGATTGACTCGCGGCCCGGCATGGGCAGCTTTATTCGCGGTAAAGTTCCCGCAATCCCTTTAAATGGCGGCAGCAGTTACGAAATGACCATGAATTCGCCTATCGAGCCGGAAATGCCCGATATCGCGGAGATGCTCCGTCAGGGAGCAATAAGCCTTTTCACTCAAAACGATCCGTTCCCGCTTCTGCGCTATCAGGATTTTGGCGGCGGCACAGCCGATAAGGACGCGGCAATGCAGTGGCTTGGCAAACGACTGCCGCCGATGAATTCCGATGAAGTGTTGGTGTGTCCGGGCATCCATAGCGCACTGGTAGGATTACTGACTTTATTAGGCCGCAAAGGTGGCAGCATTTGTGTGGGCAATCTGGTTTATCCCGGGCTTAAGGCGATTGCCACTCAACTGGGTGTGCCGCTACACGCGCTCGATTGTGACAATGATGGTCCGACGCCGCGCTCATTTGAAAACCAATGCCAGGCGGGCAACGTCAGCGCGCTGTATCTTAACCCAACCATTCATAATCCAACGACTCTGACTATGCCGCTGCGCCGCCGTGAGTCACTGGCCGATGTTGCCTTGCGTTACAGCATTCCAATTATCGAAGATGATGCTTATGCCGCCCTGCCGCAGCTCACTGCCTCTCAACACCCGATACCCACTTTCGCCGAACTGATCCCCGAGCTGACCTGGTATCTCACCGGGCTGTCGAAATGTTTTGGTGCCGGCCTGCGTATCGCCTACATCAAAGGACCGGGTAAACGTTCGGTTCAGCTATTGGCCGGTGCGCTGCGGGCATTGACGGTGATGTCCAGTCCGATTACCAACGCGCTGGCGACACAATGGATAAGCGACGGCACCGCCGATAAGGTACTACAGTTGATTCGCAGCGAGGCACAGGTCCGCCAACGTCTGGCCGCCCAACATTTGCATAAATTCAGCTATCGAGCCGATGCCGACGGTTTTCATCTTTGGCTGATCCTGCCCAGACAGTACGGCTGGAACCCGTCTGACGTGGCAGTGAAATTGCGCGAACAGGGTGTTAGCGCGGTATCCAGCGCCGCCTTTAGCACCGACAACAATCCGCCCGATGCTCTGCGATTATGTTTAGGCGGCAGCAACAGCCGCATTCTCTGCGAGGAGAACCTGATCGTGGTAGCCGATATGCTGGAATATCCGGCGCATTTTTCCAGCGTAGCGTTATAG